The segment actatcaaggaaattgaaacagcaatcaaaatcttcccccaaacaaaagtccaggtccattCAGATGGActcactaatgaattcttccaaacctttaaagaggacctattgccagtccttttcaagattttccagaaaattgaagaaacagaaacactcccaaacagtttctatgagccACACAtcaccctaatatcaaaagcagacagagacaccacacaaaaaCTTatagactgatatccctgatgaacacagatgcaaagatcttcaacaaaatactggcaaatagaatccaatgactcattgaaatgatcatacaccataagaaaatggaattcatcccagggatgtaaggatgatttaacattttcaagtcaatcaacatgatTCATCagatcaataaaagataaaaaacacctgatcatatcaatagatgcagacaaagcattttacaagacccatttatgatgaaaactctcaacaaaaatgggagttgaaggaactttcctcagtatagtcaaagccatctaccacgaacccacagcaaacattattctcaatggggaataGAGAAGACCTACATATTTAAACTTTCCCTTACACTTTATACAAATGCTGTGATTACAAAATTGTCtatgataatttgttacaggcattcaatatttcaacaccaatcccaccaccattacaccttttctctaagatcagggataagacaagtCTGCCCACTCTcattattttctctaattttcccAAATACTTGTAAACCTGCCCCATAgaaggccctcaataatttattttacattgattgttatcaataatttgctatcATAATGCTAAAAAATttgtttcttagaagaaagttagtgaaaattgttatatctcaccatggagccattaagtccttatataagagattactaagatgatACCTttggtgtttatattttgttaattgaaacTGGTTGCCTTTTATAAATGTATCGTTTATAACTAGCAAATATTTATCCAGAGGTGCCATGTGCCAGCCTTTAGCCTGAATAGataaaaaattcataattatGTCTAGGTGCCAAGAAATGTTTCAACTAAGATTATTATTAAAGGTGCAAGAATTTTTTCCTTGTTGAAGAGAGGAATTAGGTTGTCTGTCTCCAACATAAGTCAAAGTTTAAAGATCCAGGAAATCTAGATGGGTTTCTGAGGCTTTCActggtgtgtgcatatgtgtgtgtttgcgtgcacatgtgtgtgtgcacatgtgtgtgtgcatgtgtgtatgtgtgtgcatgtgtgtgtgtgcatgtgtgtgtgtgtgtgcacgtgcgcacAAGTGTGCATGCATTCAGAAGCCGGTGCATCAGAGAGTTCATGGAGAAATCAACGCTGACTTCTAATCCAGTCTTTTGGGAGGTGAGAATCattaagaaatttttctttctgtccagACCGTACCCCTCTGGGAAATCATGTGTTTAGAGGCTTGAGTAAATGAGTGTTGTTTGCCTCATTAGCCAACTTTTGGAGCACTAAACATTACAAGTGAAAATGCCTGATGTTTGTCCAACCATCTACAGATGGGACCCAGTTGTTTTTGCTGCCTAGGTCCGACTCAGATACTGATACACAATTCCTTCTTCTGGGTGTGTCAGGAAGCAATTTTCCTTTGTCTACCAAACCCGGAGAAATTCAGGCTTCCACTCAGAGATTTTCCTTCTAAGAGATTCTGAGGTCCAGTAGCTAGAACAGGATCAGTTTGGAGAAGATGGTTCCTGGGAACGTCTGCTACACATTGTCTTAGAGCCACACCAGCTTGACCAAGACACAAGAGGtttctgatttatttgttttttcataaAGTAATCCATCGTGAATGCATTTCTtatgtgaaagaaagaaatctctttGGAATGTTCTGTCTTTCGGATCCCACTGATGAGAAGGTGCTGGGGTTGAAATCTGGTTGGATAAGGCCGAGAAAGAAATTTGAGACATAAAAAAGTTCTGGGGAAAATCCAAAGTGCTGgatgaaattttgcagttttaGGAAGAGTGGGAAAAAAGAGTGTTATGTGTGGCAATGTGTGTCATGGTGAGGAGTTTAAATATTGTGAGATGTGGTGTATTTTTCTGAGCCTTTCTTATAAGATGATCAGTGGTGGGAGAGTTGCAAAGCAGTTCATGAATCCAACACCTCACTATAATTTCTCTCATTTGGATAATGGCATGGAAAAGTGCATTTAACTTAAGAGTCAATGGAGAATGCTGACAtgtcttttcaattattttactcCTGTTGAGACTGTATATAGTTTAGGATTTGTAAAATGTGTCACAGCCATTTGTAAACCAGAGTCTGGTGTTTTAGTACATACTTTCAAACAAAACTTCCCagctttctttttagtttttcattaGCATCTTTTATGTATGTATGGATAAAGGAGgccaatttgtaaatatttatcttttgtgCGTTTAATTCCCAGTATGGACTCATTTACCTTACTTTAGAaatataaaggttttttttttgtatccttaTTAGTCACTAATTCCTTTTTCCTCTGatgttcttttttgctttttctgtatttCCTGATTGCTATTGCTTGCATCTGTGGTTACATGCACTTAAAAAGACATTCATTTCATATCATGAAAGACCTTATATTTGACTTCACTAATCATacctatttttcataaatatttgaaaacactTATCTTCAAATAGCTAGAAAATTTACTTTTGATAttgttgctggagtgatagcacagcgggtagggtgttcgtttacctttcacgaggccgacccgtgttcgattcctccgcccctctcggagagcccggcaaactactgagagtatcgcgcctgcaaggcagagcctggaaagctacccgtggcatattggatatgccaaaaacagtaacaataagtctctcaatgagagatgttactggtgtccgctcgaacaaatcgatgagcaacgggatgacagtgacagtgattgttgcTTCCATGGCttataaaaatatcttcataattaatttttatgtccATTTCTTGGCTCATTTAATTGTGAATTACAGACTGATGTTGATTAGAGACAATAATTActttctatccttttttttttaaatataggggctggagcgatagcacagcgggtaggccaacccaagttcaaatcccatcgtcccatatggttccctgagcaccaccaggagtaattcctgagtgcaaagccaggagtaacccctgcgcattgccgggtgtgacccaaaaagccagtatatatataagctatatatatatatatatatatatatatatatactgaccttagatttcaatttaattttatttggtaatTTTATTGGAATCCACTCTTGTTAACCTGTGTCAACTTTtatctgctttttaaattttatgtatttttcttttcttggcctttttcttatataaatatgtgtgtgaatgaaataaaatatgaaccaAAGGAGTGAGGCAGTTGCCCTGGTACCATTTCCATCCTCAGGGGGGAAGGTCTAGTTTGATGAGATCCACGTCTGGGATGTTCTCAGCTGAGGATGCACCATGTCATTGAGGAACAGGCAGGAATTTATAGAGTACACTTTGGCGCTGCTTTGTACCGACTATTCTAAGGAATAGAACAGTTTGTGTCCTCTATGTGTCTTAACGTTACAACCAAAGCAAGCAACCTGccttctctactatctcttcagccatgGTTTGTGTATattcattagcactgtagcactgctgtcccgttgttcatttatttgctcgagcgggcaccggtaacatctccatgttgagacttgttattttttttagcatatcgaatatgccacaggtagcttgccagactctgctgtgcgggagggatactcttggtagcttgctgggctctcagagagggatggaggaatcaaacccgggttggacgcgtgcaaggcaaatgccctacccgctgtgctatggctccaccacatatattctttagtttttaaaaaattgcttatttatttattttattaaatcaccatgagagttagaaagttgttcatggttgggttacagtcatacaatgttccaatgatGGGTGGAAGTGGGGAGTTCGATGTGActttgaatcaccatgggaaaaGGACACTAGAGAAAGATGAGGCCTGGGTACTCACCTCTGTTATGGGACTAGATGAAAACAAAGTGGTCAACAGACACAGAGCAGGTCCATCCACTGAGCAGAGATCATGGACTCGAATGCCAGGTGATGAGGTGGGTGGAGCAGCCAGGCTGGAGTCAGCGTGTGGCCCTACTCTGAGTCACTTCAGCACttcattttttgagggggtggctttttcggtcacatccagtgatgctcaggggttactcctggctctgcactcaggaattactcctgtcattgctcgggggaccctatgggatgctgggaattgaacccaattgactgtgtgtaaggcaaatgccctccccaccgtgctatcacttcagccccattttAACACTTCTGTTGACTGCCGATTCTCTCTGTACCCCAGGTCTTCTCTTGGCTTCACTCACTTTGTGTTTCTTCAGTAGCAGAAATTAGTACTTGCAAAATTATTCTTCCCTGGAGTGGATTTCAGAGTGTTGACTGCATTCCTAATCGATCAAGTGTGCatacaaactggggctggagcgatagcacagagtttgccttgcacgtggtggctccaataaggtcctctgagcaccgccaggggtaatttctgagtgcagagccaggaatgatccctgtgcattgacaggtgtgacccaaaaagcaaaaaaaaaaaaagtgtgctgcACACAAACTTAATATGTAAGaggccacacagacacacacacacacacacacaaataaagagACTTcacaaaactatttaaaatgcatcattttattttgagggtcacctctggcaatgctaaggggttatgcctggctctgtgctcaggattcactcctgacagtgcttaggactATATgcatgctggggatctaaccctggtcagccacatgcaaggcaagcaccctaccttctgcactatctcttcatccATGGTTTGCTTATATTCTTAACCCATCAgatctttagtttttaaaaattacttacttatttatttatttgttttattgagtcaccatgagatacacagttagaaagttgtttatgattgggttacagtcaaacaatgttcaaatgttccaacacttgtctcttcaccaggcacttttcttctctctctctctctctctctctctctctctctctctctctcccttttctttgttCCCCATCAGAGCATTAGGGAGCTTACTTTCTTGGCTTCCTATACTGCTTTTGACAGTCAGTCATTTCTCAGCATACCTCCCTGAGTGTCTCTTATTAAAACCCTCAAATacctgtgaattttttaaaacattaggaATGGGATAAGATTCAGTATATAGTGATTACTCAGAGGATTCTCAGTAGGGAGcattttccatgaaaaaaaaacactactgtGGAATTTCAAATTCTTTTGTAAATGATAACGCTTTTGAAAACTGCCAtgctatttatttctttcctggtAGTCCTCTCCATCACATGGAACCAGGGAACGATACACACATTTTAGAATTTCTCCTAACGGGACTGTCAGAGGAGTCAGAACTGCAGAGCCTCATCTTTGTGcttttcctgtccatgtacctgatcaccgtgctggggaacctgctcatcatcctggccgtcagctcagacccccagctccacacgcccatgtacttcttcctgtccaacctgtccttcgTGGACATCTGCATTACCTCTTGCACCGTCCCCAAGATGCTGGTGAACATCCAGACGCACAGCAAGGCCATCAGCTATGAGGGCTGCATCACCCAGATGTACTTTTTCATCCTTTTTGTAGAATTGGATGACTGTCTCCTGaccgtgatggcctatgaccgctatgtggccatctgccaccccctacactacacggtcatcatgaacccTCGGCTCTGTGGATACCTGGTTCTGGTGTCTTGGGTCATTAGTTCCCTGCATTCCTTATCACACAGCTTGTTGGTGTTGCGACTGTCCTTCTGTACGAATGTGGAAATCCCCCACTTTTTTTGTGAGCTCAAGCAGGTGATCCAGCTGGCCTGTTCCGACACCTTTCTTAATGACATGATGATCTACGTTGGATCCGGACTCATGGGCGGGGGTCCATTCGCTGGCATCCTTTACTCTTACACTAAGATCGTCTCCTCCATCCGAAGAATCTCCTCAGCTCAGGGCAAGTATAAAGCCTTTTCCACCTGCGCGTCTCACCTCTCCGTGGTCTCCTTGTTTTATTGCACCAGCATTGGGGTGTACCTGAGCTCTGCCGTCACCCAGAACTCGCACTCTGTGGCCATCGCCTCGGTGATGTAcacggtggtcacccccatgctgaaccccttcatctacagcctcaggaACAAAGACATCAAGAGGGCTCTGAAACGACTCTTGGGGATGAGTCAATAATTTGAGAGACAATATTTTGTTAGTCATTTGTGACAGCAGGACCAAGAAGCTCAAGTTTGACTTGCTCATACTTGATCAGAATGTGGAAGTTGAATTGGCCTCCTTTATGACATTCTTTACTGtatatgtatgttttgtttttactgtacAGCATTTTCTCTGTCTTGTTGATGGCCATTAGTTTCCATTTTTCTGTATTCCTATACTTCCCAGGATTTCCAAACCTTgactcaggagtgtgtgtgtgtgtgtgtgtgtgtgtgtgtgtttaattcaaaaatagttttaattttttactcagaaatattaaaaaattttctgtTCTTGTCCCAAAGCAGCTTGGATTTGTAAACATTTTCTCATGGCTTGGAtttgtaaatatgtttatttatttatttttctctcagatGGATAACATAATGCCAACTGATTTCCCCTGGTTTTCCTGAGGAATCATTGTGAGTAGTGTTACTGATATGAAAAAGCGTACAGCTTAAGACCTTTAACTTCCGTATTTAggaa is part of the Sorex araneus isolate mSorAra2 chromosome 2, mSorAra2.pri, whole genome shotgun sequence genome and harbors:
- the LOC101547519 gene encoding olfactory receptor 7A17-like; protein product: MEPGNDTHILEFLLTGLSEESELQSLIFVLFLSMYLITVLGNLLIILAVSSDPQLHTPMYFFLSNLSFVDICITSCTVPKMLVNIQTHSKAISYEGCITQMYFFILFVELDDCLLTVMAYDRYVAICHPLHYTVIMNPRLCGYLVLVSWVISSLHSLSHSLLVLRLSFCTNVEIPHFFCELKQVIQLACSDTFLNDMMIYVGSGLMGGGPFAGILYSYTKIVSSIRRISSAQGKYKAFSTCASHLSVVSLFYCTSIGVYLSSAVTQNSHSVAIASVMYTVVTPMLNPFIYSLRNKDIKRALKRLLGMSQ